A stretch of Castanea sativa cultivar Marrone di Chiusa Pesio chromosome 2, ASM4071231v1 DNA encodes these proteins:
- the LOC142624889 gene encoding major allergen Pru ar 1-like, whose protein sequence is MGVFTYEFETTTIIPPARLFKAFALDGDNLIPNVAPLAIESSEIIEGNGGPGTIKMINLGQRSQYNYAKLRIDEMDNANFTYGYSLIEGDALTRRPEKISYKFKLGAYPEGGSILKSICKYHTKGDLEIKEEEIKASKENIARLFKAVEAYLLVNPEAITK, encoded by the exons ATGGGTGTTTTCACTTATGAATTCGAAACCACTACCATAATCCCACCAGCTAGGCTATTCAAGGCCTTTGCCCTAGATGGTGACAATCTCATCCCAAACGTTGCACCATTGGCCATTGAGAGTTCTGAAATCATTGAAGGCAATGGAGGGCCCGGAACCATCAAGATGATTAACCTTGGTCAAA GGAGCCAATACAACTATGCCAAGCTAAGGATTGATGAAATGGACAATGCAAACTTCACATATGGCTATAGTTTGATTGAAGGTGATGCTTTAACTAGAAGACCTGAGAAAATCTCATACAAGTTCAAGCTAGGGGCATACCCTGAAGGAGGATCAATTTTGAAGAGCATCTGCAAGTACCACACCAAAGGCGACCTGGAGATCAAGGAAGAGGAAATTAAGGCTAGTAAAGAAAACATTGCGAGACTTTTCAAGGCTGTTGAGGCCTACCTCTTGGTGAATCCTGAAGCTATAACTAAATAa
- the LOC142624532 gene encoding major allergen Pru ar 1-like, with protein sequence MGVFTYETETTSIIAPAKLFKAFVLDGDNLIPRVAPHAIKSAEIVEGNGGPGTIKKITFGEGSQFKYVKHRIDEIDRVNFIYCYSVIEGDALSEVLEKISYEIKIVASPDGGSILKSTSKYHTKGEHEIKEEQVKAGKEKAAGLFKAIESYLSAHPDAYN encoded by the exons ATGGGTGTTTTCACTTATGAAACTGAGACCACCTCAATCATTGCACCAGCTAAACTATTCAAGGCTTTTGTCCTTGATGGTGACAACCTCATCCCAAGGGTTGCACCTCATGCCATTAAGAGTGCTGAAATCGTTGAAGGAAATGGAGGTCCGGGAACCATCAAGAAGATCACCTTTGGTGAAG GCAGCCAATTCAAGTATGTGAAGCACAGAATTGATGAGATTGACCGCGTAAACTTCATATACTGCTACAGCGTGATTGAGGGTGATGCTTTGAGTGAAGTACTAGAGAAAATCTCATATGAGATCAAAATTGTGGCAAGCCCGGATGGAGGATCCATCTTGAAGAGCACCAGCAAGTACCACACAAAGGGTGAGCATGAGATCAAGGAAGAGCAAGTTAAGGCTGGCAAAGAAAAGGCTGCGGGACTTTTCAAGGCTATTGAGAGCTACCTCTCAGCACATCCTGATGCCTACAACTAA
- the LOC142623263 gene encoding major allergen Pru ar 1-like produces MGVFTYEAETTTVISPARLFKSFVLDADNLIPKIAPQAIKSAEIIEGNGGPGTIKKITFGEGSQFNYVKHRIDEIDHVNFTYSYSLIEGDALTDIIEKISYEIKLVASPDGGSILKSTSKYHTKGDHEIKEEQIKAGKEKAAGLFKAVEGYLLANPDAYN; encoded by the exons ATGGGTGTTTTCACTTACGAAGCCGAGACCACCACTGTTATTTCACCAGCTAGGCTATTCAAGTCCTTTGTTCTTGATGCTGACAACCTCATCCCAAAGATTGCACCACAGGCCATTAAGAGTGCTGAAATCATTGAGGGAAATGGAGGGCCGGGAACCATCAAGAAGATTACCTTTGGCGAAG GTAGTCAATTCAACTATGTGAAGCACAGGATTGATGAGATTGATCATGTTAACTTCACATATAGCTACAGCTTGATTGAAGGTGATGCTTTGACTGACATAATTGAGAAAATCTCATATGAGATCAAACTTGTGGCGTCACCTGATGGAGGATCCATCTTGAAGAGCACCAGCAAGTACCACACCAAAGGTGACCACGAGATCAAGGAAGAGCAAATCAAAGCTGGAAAAGAGAAGGCTGCAGGACTTTTCAAGGCTGTTGAGGGCTACCTCTTGGCAAATCCTGATGCCTACAACTAA
- the LOC142624891 gene encoding zinc finger BED domain-containing protein RICESLEEPER 1-like has translation MDETIVKVRKSVRYVRSSSQRQNTFKLCAEKEKVEFKGQLCLDVPTRWNYTYIMLGKAEKYQKAFKRLEEEDPNYLMTIREEEKEDGSDIDEVAWGMGDVDWEKMRIFSKFLKIFYDATLRFSSANYVTSNSFFLELMSIHDTIDLEYEKDSYLLKKMADYMKTKFEKYWGNFDNMNHLLYVGLVLDPRYKMRYLEYCFGTLYENQKAVDMAKRIKVVLVDLYNAYAQNQVGSSSASAAAQA, from the coding sequence ATGGATGAGACAATAGTGAAGGTGAGAAAATCTGTGCGATATGTGAGATCATCTTCACAAAGACAAAACACATTTAAGTTATGTGCAGAGAAGGAGAAAGTTGAGTTTAAAGGTCAGTTGTGCTTAGATGTGCCCACTAGGTGGAACTACACCTATATTATGTTGGGGAAGGCTGAGAAGTATCAAAAAGCTTTTAAGAGATTGGAGGAAGAAGATCCAAATTATCTTATGACAATTAGAGAGGAGGAAAAGGAAGATGGAAGTGATATAGATGAGGTTGCTTGGGGAATGGGTGATGTGGATTGGGAAAAGATGAGGATCTTTTcgaaatttcttaaaattttttatgatgcaACCTTGCGGTTTTCGAGTGCTAATTATGTCACTagcaattctttctttttggagCTCATGTCAATTCATGACACAATTGATTTGGAGTATGAAAAAGATagttatttgttgaaaaaaatggcTGATTACATGAAGACCAAATTTGAAAAGTATTGGGGGAACTTTGATAATATGAATCACTTGTTGTATGTAGGGCTAGTTCTTGATCCTCGATACAAGATGAGGTATCTTGAGTACTGTTTTGGTACTTTGTATGAGAACCAAAAGGCTGTTGATATGGCAAAAAGAATAAAGGTTGTTTTGGTGGATTTATATAATGCTTATGCTCAAAATCAAGTGGGGAGTAGTAGTGCTAGTGCTGCTGCACAAGCCTAA
- the LOC142624890 gene encoding F-box/kelch-repeat protein At3g06240-like, with protein sequence MAEAAKPRPQPHLPEDMVEEILLRQPVKSLLRFSCVSKVWHALITSPNFTKVLLSQNRMNMVVLTNDCIPQIFDYEALLLYPPQNNNKDDDDVVYDEYSEFGVDVGFPLRGANNEDFYTKLSSCNGLVCVEFFNWKRKMTEVLLWNPSTRSYREIPRSRPTPLSSEYFSFGFGYDYSTDDYKILRPYRFYQNTFQKRLKFNLTADDFQIEMFSLKTFSWRTIKDKNNICTHKLSPSPYNNVNLNGAIYWIVKPHNKPSIIYFDLAEEIFHELPWPCAETFDCHYTELGIFGQHLCLTVTDEINLCVELWVMKESSWTRLFTIPYWRSPKYCPRPIFLSNRNNIGELLMLDSNPDIFYLGMNLTMYNLKENTHRTIFRPRQPKEAPYEPPIIAVATYVESLYSLYAT encoded by the coding sequence ATGGCTGAGGCGGCGAAGCCTCGGCCTCAGCCTCACTTACCCGAAGACATGGTTGAAGAGATCCTTTTGAGACAGCCAGTGAAGTCACTCCTTCGATTCAGTTGCGTATCCAAAGTATGGCACGCTTTGATTACCAGTCCTAATTTCACCAAAGTATTACTATCTCAAAACCGCATGAACATGGTTGTTTTGACCAACGATTGCATTCCTCAAATCTTTGATTATGAAGCACTATTATTATATCCTcctcaaaacaacaacaaagatgatgatgatgttgtttATGACGAGTATTCTGAATTTGGAGTTGACGTTGGTTTTCCATTGAGGGGTGCAAATAATGAAGACTTTTACACAAAGTTGTCCTCTTGCAATGGTTTGGTATGTGTTGAATTCTTCAACTGGAAACGAAAAATGACCGAAGTTTTGCTTTGGAACCCATCTACAAGAAGTTACCGGGAAATACCAAGATCAAGACCAACGCCTCTTTCCTCTGAGTACTTCTCTTTTGGTTTCGGCTATGATTATTCCACTGATGATTACAAAATATTAAGGCCCTACCGCTTTTATCAGAATACTTTTCAAAAGAGGTTGAAATTCAACTTAACAGCAGATGATTTTCAGATTGAGATGTTTTCACTCAAGACCTTTAGTTGGAGGACTATTAAGGACAAGAACAATATCTGTACCCACAAATTATCTCCTAGCCCATATAATAATGTCAACCTAAATGGGGCTATTTATTGGATAGTTAAACCTCACAATAAGCCTTcgataatttattttgatttagcGGAGGAGATATTTCATGAATTGCCATGGCCATGCGCAGAGACTTTTGACTGTCACTATACAGAGTTGGGGATTTTTGGACAGCATCTATGTCTAACTGTGACTGATGAAATTAACTTATGTGTTGAGCTATGGGTGATGAAGGAGTCTAGCTGGACTAGATTGTTCACTATTCCATATTGGAGGAGTCCTAAATATTGTCCAAGGCCAATATTTTTGTCAAACAGAAACAATATTGGTGAGCTGTTAATGCTAGATAGTAATcctgatattttttatttgggtatgAACTTGACAATGTACAATTTGAAAGAAAACACCCATAGGACAATATTCAGACCCCGTCAACCTAAAGAAGCCCCGTATGAGCCTCCAATAATTGCGGTAGCTACATATGTTGAAAGCCTTTACTCACTCTACGCCACCTGA
- the LOC142626383 gene encoding major allergen Pru ar 1-like, which yields MGIFAYDFETTSVITPDRLFKAYAIDCDNLIPKVAPLAVECSKIIEGNGGPGTIKMITFREGSRFKYVKQRIDEIDNANFTYGYSLIESDAFTGTPEKITYEFKLVASPDGGSILKSICKYHTKGDQEIKESRIKSSKAKAARLFQAIEAYLLANPNVYN from the exons ATGGGTATTTTCGCTTACGATTTCGAAACCACCTCCGTAATCACACCAGATAGGCTATTCAAGGCCTATGCCATTGATTGTGACAATCTCATCCCAAAGGTTGCACCACTAGCTGTTGAGTGTTCTAAAATTATTGAAGGCAATGGAGGGCCTGGAACCATCAAGATGATTACCTTTCGTGAAG GGAGCCGATTCAAATATGTGAAGCAAAGGATTGATGAGATTGACAATGCAAACTTCACATATGGCTATAGTTTAATAGAAAGTGATGCTTTCACTGGCACACCTGAGAAAATCACGTACGAGTTCAAGCTAGTGGCATCCCCTGATGGAGGATCAATTTTGAAGAGCATTTGCAAGTACCACACCAAAGGTGATCAGGAGATCAAGGAATCGAGAATTAAGAGTAGTAAAGCAAAGGCTGCGAGACTTTTCCAGGCTATTGAGGCCTACCTCTTGGCGAATCCTAATGTCTATAACTAA